The nucleotide window AAGTGTCCCAATTCGAGTTGGGACATTTAGCATTTTGCTTCTGATCTAATACTATACTATCTTCCGTACTACCAACTGATATAGACTTTTTAGTTGGTGGTTTTTCAGCGATGGCAGTCAAGGGGGGCGATAAAATTCCTAATCCTAACAATAACATAATTAATAAGCTAAGCAATTTTTTCATTAACCAAACACCCTTTTTTACTTTTTGTCTCTTTCTGCAGAGTATAATACAATAATCACATAAATAAATGCAAATGATTTCACAATCGGAAGGAGAATAAAATGAAATTTGCAAACTTGAGAGATAATATTGAGGAACTGCATACACTTTACACCTTTACAGACGCTAATTTTTTAAAATATTTCGGATTAACTTTTGATGAATTAATGGAAATTCAAGTAGATGATGAAAGGCACGGCAATTTGGTTGAAAAAAGCGTATTTTTAACAGAACCTTTTCGTGATAACGATGCGGATGTACGTCTAAAACATCTGATAGAAATATTACATGTTGAAAAGGAGTTTTCGTATCAAACAATTGCTATATATTCACAATTAGAAGAAGAGGATTTGATTAAGTATTTCGAAGGAACAGAAGAATTATCTAATGAACAAAAATTTAATTGTTGTAGCAGATTGACTCTTCTAGATATTTTTTCAAGTAATTGCCTATAGCCTTTAAAAAATTTAAGCGTATTGGACACTCGCCATAGATACCTTGAGGTACTTATTTATTGATACTATCAATAGAAAAAGCATTAAGCTATAGATTTTTATCCATAGCTTAATGCTTTTATACATTTCCGTTTGTTCGCCGTCACTCTCAATAAGTTTATTTACTTCCTTATGAGATACTACCTAAGGAGTGCTATTTATGCACATTAATTATAACATGAACCAATTAATTCTTCCAATGGATTTAGAAACGATGATTCCTGAAAATCATGTGTCACATATTATTCATCAACAAGTAGAAGAAATTCCTGAAATAGATGTCCGAAATTGGCAAACGACAGAAGACTGTCCAGCTGATGCTTTACACAATGTATCAGAAAGAGCGAAAGCTGGTACAAGTTCGCGTGCCAAGATAGTCACAATCCGCATCGAAAATCTGTCATTAAATTTTCGATACGGATTTTTCCACTTCAGAGATTCTATTATCTCATGCTTATTTTTAGGTCTCTAAAAATGATGGAAACCCTCCACAGGCATTACAAATACAGTTGCCCCGCCAACTTGAACTTCGATTGGGTATGGAACGTAGGTATCTACAGTAACTCCAAGGGAAGCAGATGGGGTCATCATTTGTTCGCGTGCTTTACAGTTTTCTTTAATGATTGCTAGGGCCTCTTCCACGCGTTCATCTTCTGTCCCGATGATGAATGTGGTGTTTCCGGCTTTTAAAAATCCACCCGTTGTAGCTAATTTTGTTGCGCCGAAATTGCCTTTTGTAAGTGCGTCAGACAAACGGTTGCTATCTTGGTCTTGAACAATCGCAAATATCAGTTTCAAAGAAATCAACCCTTCCTAAAAATCTATCTTTTTTCTATTATAGCAAACAAATCGGATTTTAAAGAGTGATATGCACCAAGGGTTATACGCATACTTCACACTGAATGTTAGTTTAATTTGCTTAAAATATCTGCTAAAATCACATCGGTAATTTCTTCTGGTGTTTTTGTTGCATCTACTCGCACAAAACGGTCTGGGAACATCGTGATAATTTTTTCATAACCAGCCTGTACTTTTTCGTGGTAAGTGACGTCTTCTCTATCAAGACGATTGACTTCACGGCCTTTATTTGCGGCGATCCTTGCTAAACCAACCTCAGCTGGGACATCTAAATAATAAGTACGGTCTGGTATCGTATCTTCAATCGCATATAGATTCACTTGCAGAACTTGTTCCATATCCATGTTACGCCCCGCACCTTGATAAGCAAGTGAGCTATCCATGAAACGATCACAAAGAACGGTTTTCCCTTCCTTTAAAGCTGGTCGAATTGTTTCAACGACATGTTGACGGCGAGCTCCCGCGATAAGAAGCACTTCGGTTTTCGGGTCCATTTCTTCATTGCCGATCCCTAAAACAATGTTTCTTACTTTTTCTGAAATTGGGCTGCCACCTGGTTCTCGGGTTTTTATGAAATCAATCCCCGCTTCTCCCATTTTTTTGGCAAGCAGTGTGCCAACAGTTGTTTTTCCAGAGCCATCAGGACCCTCTAGTGTAATAAAAATTGCTTTCATTTAGTTATTTCCTTTCTATTTTCATGTCACTTTATGTTTGATTATAGCATAAGTTAGCGAAAGACACGGATGTAATTTGTTGCTAGTTTTTCGCCGCCTTGATAGTGATGCTTTTGGATTTTTTTAAGTTCGCTAATGTGTTTTTTAGTTAAACGTTCACCGCGAATAATTGCCGGGATTCCTGGTGGATAAAGCGAAATTGTTTCAGCGGATATAAAACCTAGTGAATCATCTAATCGGATAAAATCAGTCGTGCGTATGTGCATTTCTTCATAAGTTAGAGCTAACTCAGTAGCACTAAAATCCGTCTTTTCTCGCGGAGATCCGTTTGCCGCTTTTTTCTCAGGAACGTAGATTCGACTGATGGGCGTGAAGTCTACTCCTTTTTTTATTAACGGTAAAATGAGTAATAGTTGCACCTCATCTGCGAGTTCAGGAAAGTACGAGCTTGCTTCAAAGATTTCTTGAAGTTCGTAGCCTGTGTAGCCTGGTTTTCGGACAATTATTTTCAGTGGATCATCAGGTAAAATAACGTCGAATTTATTTTTAGTCAGCCATTTTATCCATCTAGCACGCATTTTCCAGAAAGCTTCAACATCTGCTTCTGAGTAGGTTGCGACATATTTTCTAGCTGCATCAAGTGACGCCATAATAAGATAGGACGGGCTGCTTGTTTGGAACACTTGGAGGTAATAATCGAGCTTCTCAAAAATCGGCAAATCATTGACGATGTGCAAATAAGAACCCATTGTTAACGCCGGTAAAGTCTTGTGTGCCGATTGAACCACAATGTCAGCACCAAGCTTCACCGCGCTTTTTGGAAACTCAGAACTTGTTAGAAAATGGGCTCCGTGCGCTTCGTCGACAAATACTACTGCGCCAAATTGGTGGGCGATTTGAATACATTTTTGCAAATTAAAAATCGTTCCATAATAACTTGGATATGTAAAAATACATAGTTTTACATTTGAATGCTTATGTAAGGTTTCTGCTACCAACTCAGGTGTCACACCATTTGCTACACCAGTCTCCCCATGGATTTGGGGGGTTAGAAAAATTGGTTCTCCTCCCGCCAGCTCGATTCCATGTAAAATTGATTTATGCGCATCTCTTGGCACTAACACTTTCTCTCCGCGCCTTAAAGTCGTCATAATGACTGCTAAGTTTCCCGCACTTGTACCATTAACAAGGAAGTGGCTTTTTTTCACCCTATAACAATCAGCAAGTAACGTCTCTGCTTCTAAAATCACATCTTCCGCATGGTGCAAGTCATCCATTCCGGTAATTTCTGTTACATCCCATTTTAATAATTTTTGCCATACATCTGGATAGATGGCTCCCCCTTTATGGCCAGGTACGTGAAGTGATATCGGGCAAGACTTGGCATGCGCATCTAACCGTTCCACTAAAGGCATTTTAGATTGATTCCACATGACGAACGCTCCTTTTTAAATTCTCTTTTACCATTGTACCATTTTGCTTGATTTATAACACTTTCTTGCAGTTTTAAAGCGTTTTCATTTTAGAAGAGGTATATTTTGTCAATAGAAATGCATAAAATATGTTGATAGAAAAAATAAGAAGAGACCATCCTCTCTTCTTACGATTAGTCAAGCAATGTACCTCATAAGCATCTAGGTATTGTAAACATAGAAAATTAAGCCTGTTCCTTTTCCATTTTAAAAAAAGGAGGCAGACTGTTATAACAAACAGCCTGTCCGTAATCATGTTTATAGGAGCCAAATTCAAAGATACGGAATAAATTTTGTTTAAAAAAGGGTTGCTATTACACCCAATACTGTCGGTCTTCTTGTAGTTTAGTTCTCCTAGTTCATTATTAATAATGAACTATTTCGACAATTTATTATCATTATGGTAGTGTTAAAAAGAAACTACAAATAGAAAGAGGTAAGAGGTATGCAACCAAAGAAAATCGGGAAAATTATTTTAGCACCTTTGCTCACTACTGCACTTGTAACTGCGCCACTGCTTTCTCCTATGTATAGCGACAGCAAACGAAATCTCGGCATCAGAAGAAACTCTGCTTCCAGTTCTATCGCTTGAAGAAGCTGTATCAGGGAACACGCCTGATGAATTTTTAGTTCGTGATACTATGCCAGCACCCCGTTCGCCAATGCTTCGTAGTGCTACGCTAGGCTATGAAAAATGGACCCTTAAATCTCAAGTTAAACTAAAAACCAATACATTTATTGGTTGGCACCCAGAATTTAAAGTTTTTCGTTACAACGTTAAAGGCTATTACTTTAGCTCAACACAATTTGCTAAGATGACGGTAAGTTTAGGGTATGGCCCTATTTCCATAAGTATGGACTAGACCAGCTATTTATGGAGACACATACAAGAATACGTATAAAGTTAAAAAATACAATGGTGCAAATATTCTAACCGGTACATCTACAAAATATACTAGCACAGTTAAGAAAGATTACATTCTGGCAAAAAATAAATAACCAAGAAGCTCTGGCATGAATAAAAAATTAATAATCTTGATTGTATGTATTGTTGCTCTCGTAATAGCGGGAGTCCTCATCTACAATAGCACTCAGAGCAAAAAGGTTGCTTCATTGATTAGGGTCGAAGATACTAATTTTGTACCTACCAATGAACCAGCTGGTAAAGCTACTGTTGGGGCTCTTATTGGACAAGTAGATAAGAAGCTAAATAGCGAATCAACGCCTACAAAAAATAATGAGTCCAATTCTTTGGATGTGGGGACCAAACTCTATAAGCTTATTGGAGATAATCAATCCGCTAAAGCCATTGTATACGAAGAAGACGGTTCTAAGTATATCGCACGAGAGAACGTTATAATTAAATAGTAAGACAACAGCACCTTACAGTTTATGCATTGACTTGATAAAGTAAAAATGAAATAAAAGCACTCTTGATTAGACTGTTTATTTTCTGAAATTCACAGGAGACTGATAGCCTAATTTTTATTGGATTCTTTTTCATTATAATATTTAATGTAATCTTTTACCATTGGGATTACAATAGATTTAGCATGTTAATATGCTTGTTTAGGCAGAATAAGGCTGGGACATAAGGTAATCTAACGATCGTCTAGTATTCCAGCTTTTTTCGTGATATCCAAAAATAGCACACTTTGTTAAAATTAAAGTACCAACAAAGCAGTGCTATTTATGTACATCAATTAATTTTTCCAATGGATTTAGAAACGATGAATCCTTAAAAGTCTAGAAAACTGGAATGGCAACCTTTATGAGTAAAGAAAATGTCACGAATCATCTCATTAAGTGTGTCATTTTCAAGTTCCAGATTAGAAGGCATATGGTGAAGAAACTTATAATACACAGAACGAGACACACCCAAATACTGATAACCTCTTTTAATAGGTACCTTCTCCAGATGATTTTTAATATAACTGAAGATTAATCGTGGTTTTGCTTGAGAAAATCCTGGAACTTTTTTAAGGTATCTAGCTCCTCTTTGAGCCTTATATTTTCTTTTTCAAGGCGTTTTGTTTCTTTCAGAGCAGAAAATTCACCGCTCCCATTTCCTGAAAAAGCTCGTTCTCCGTACTTTTCATATTCTAAAATCCAGCGATAAAGGACATTTTCATGAACCTTTAGTTGTTTGGAGACAAAACGAACAGGATGCGTATCTTTAAGAATAAGTGTAACAGCTTGAAACTTAAACTCTTTAGAATAACTTTTTTGTCATAGTGATGATCCTTTCGCAAATTCGCTTATTTTAACTGTCTACTTAAATATGACCCTTCCACTCTTTGTCAAAAAAATAAGCAACGAATAAATCCCTTATGCATTACCTATGATAGTCTGCCAATGTACAATAAAACTTGCAACAACGTTTTAGCTTTCTAGTAAAGGGAAATGGAGATAATAGGAATATTTTAAAGGAGGTTTTTTGTCAGATGAAGAAGATTCTTAACGGTACAGATCAAGTAGTAGAACAAATGGTGGAAGGTTTAGTTAAATCGCACACAGATATTGTTCACCGTGTCGAAGGAACTCGTGTCATTGCAAGAAATGATAAACGTTCAGGCAAAGTAGGACTAGTAAGCGGTGGAGGTTCTGGCCACGAGCCGGCTCATGCTGGTTATGTAGGTCGCGGAATGCTCTCTGCGGCTGTTTGCGGCGACGTTTTCACTTCCCCAACCCCGGACCAAATTTATGAAGGTATCAAAGCCGCTGACCAAGGAGCTGGCGTACTTTTAATTGTAAAAAATTATACTGGTGACGTAATGAATTTCGAAATGGCGGCTGATTTAGCGGACGCCGAGGATATAAAAGTAGAACAAATTGTCGTGGATGATGATATCGCTGTGGAAGATAGTACTTTCACAACAGGACGTCGCGGGGTTGCAGGGACGGTTCTTGTGCATAAAATTGTCGGAGCCGCAGCAGAAGCAGGCGCCTCACTTGATGAACTAAAAGCACTCGGTGAAAAAGTGATTTCTGCTATCAAAACGCTTGGTGTCGCATTATCTCCATGTACGGTTCCTGAGGTCGGACATCCAGGATTTGAGCTTGGGGACGATGAAATTGAACTAGGAATTGGTATCCACGGCGAACCTGGCTTTACTAAAGAAAAAATTATGCCCTCTGCAAGCCTAGCTAAACAACTTTATGATCGAATCGCGACTGAGAGCAAACTCATTTCGGGTGATAAAGTCGTTGTGTTAGTCAATGGAATGGGCGCAACTCCACTAATGGAGCAATATGTTTTCGCAAATGATGTTCATGAACTTTTGAAAAACGCAGGTGTCAGTGTCGAAAAAACACTCGTTGGAGATTATATGACATCGCTTGAAATGGCCGGACTATCTCTAACCATTTTGAAATTAGAAGATGAAAAGTGGGTCGATATGCTGAAACTTCCTGTTGAAACTATTGCTTGGTAAAAAGATTTGGAGGAATAAATAATGACATATGATAAAGATTGGGCGCTTCGTTGGTTAAATGATTTCGGCGAACGTGTACAAGAGAATAAACAGTTACTAAGTGATCTCGACCAAGCGATTGGCGACGGAGACCACGGTATTAATATGGCACGTGGTTTAAGTGAACTAAAAAAAGCTTTTGCCGACAAAGAACCTAGCGACTTGAAAGATGTTTTCAAGACTGCTGGAATGACAATGGTCAGTAAAGTTGGTGGTGCTTCGGGACCGCTTTATGGGACAGCCTTTTTGAATATGAGCAAAGCAGTTGATTCAGATACGATTGATTCAGTTGGCTTAACGAAAGTCATTGAAGCTGGGCTAGAAGGTATTGAAAAACGTGGCAAATCGCACGCTGATGAAAAAACGATGATTGATGTTTGGGAGCCGGTTGTTCATGCGCTTCATCAAGAAGACTTAACAGATGATGTGGTCGATGCTGCCTTACAAAAAACGAAAGACTTAAAAGCAACTAAAGGACGTGCAAGCTACCTTGGTGAACGTTCGATTGGACACCTTGATCCTGGCGCTTATTCTTCGGCACTACTATTTCACGCAATGCTTCAAACGGAGGTGAACTGATGCGATGGCAAAACCATATGGCGTTGTAATTATTTCCCACTCCAAAGATGTTGCTAAAGGAGTTCACGATATTATTAAAGAAATCGCCCCAGATGTTTCAATTACCCATGCAGGAGGAACAGATGATGGTCGAATTGGCACGAGTTTTGATACGGTGAATGAAGCGATTGAACAAAACGAATCCGATAAAGTCTACACTTTTTATGACCTTGGAAGTGCCAAAATGAATATTGAAACAGTAGAAGAAATTAGCGATAAAGAAATTATTCTTTTCAATGCTCCGATTCTTGAAGGTGCTTATGCAACTGCTGCTCAAATTCAAATGGACGAAAAACCCGAAGTAATTGCAGCAAATTTGAAGACGATTGAGATTAAATAGAGTTAGCTTAAATGATTGCATGGTTATTTTCAACTTAGAATAATGACAATAAATAGTTATCCTCAAAAAGTATAAATATTTTTGGGGATAACTTTTATAACTATTACAGCTTTATCTTACAATAATATAAAAACGATTGATTTTTAAATTTATTTATCTTTTCATCATAGCAAAAAAACAGCATTTATAGTAATACGATTTTATGAATTGCTTTAAGCTTTACTTCAGTATGATATTTTACTTATTGCTCAAAATTCGATTGTTTAGGACATTCTCGCATCTTAACAAAATAATAAGTTGCTGCACCAAACAGGAATAATACTAACACAAGTAAAAATGAACTACTAACCAAATTAACATCTTGTCCCTGTATCATTTCTACAGAAGAAGCCGAAGTATTAAACAATTTAGAAGTAATTAAGAGCATTAAATTCGTGAAATCTATTCCTCCTAAATTAGGTATTAAAAGCATATAAAGCAATAACATAATAATACTAAAAACATGTGACTTTAATAAAAAAGTTATTAGAAAAACTGCTAATCCTACAATAAATAGACTAATTAACTCGTATAACAATTGTTTTGGCAATAGATTAATAAAAGAAACTGTACTATTTGTCTTTATCTGGAAAATAATATTAAATAACTTTTGAATAACTATGGATAATATTGTTACATTAATTATAGAAAATATAGTAATTAAAAACAATGAAATCAATTTGCTGAAAAAATAATTTCTAAAATCACTGTATAATAATTGTGTTTTTAACGTCCCATTCTTATAGTCTATAATTGCAACATATGCAAAATAAATACCTAAAATAATAGGTAAAAATAATAACGCAGACGATGTAAAAAATTGATTAGGTGCGTTTAACGGAGCTAAAGCATTTTTAGCCGCTATATATCGGAAATAGTCATATTTTAAAATGTTACTTATCTCTTCTAAATTTCCGTCATTTTTAACAGTTAAATCTTCTTTCAAAGCTTGCTCTAAAGAGATTCCATCTTTTTCATACATCTTTTGCGTTTCGCTGAGTCGATGTTCTCTCGATGTCAAAACATTCATTTGAGTATATGTTGAGAGTACACATAAACCAAGCAAGGTTAAAAATAATAGTAAAATATATTTCGACTTATATTGACAGTAAAGTTCTCTCTTTACTTGATGAAATAATACTTTCATACACATCCTCCAAATTATGATTTTCTCCAACAAATGTTATCGTTTTTTTGTTGATAATTAGAGCATTATCAAGAATGTCTGAATGAAAATCCAACTGATGTCCACAAGAGAGGATAATCATTTTCTTTTTACATTCGCATAAAAGTGTTTTTATTTTACTAGCATTATCTATATCTAATCCATTTGATATTTCATCGAGTACTAATAATTGAGAATTTCGTAATACTGCAATCAGTATAGCCACAATTTTGCGCTGACCTAAAGATAATGTTTTGACTTTCTTTTTCCTATCAATAGATACATAAGAATGGAAAAATCTTTTTTGGTCGTCATTCAAATTTTTTTCAAAAATATTAGTATATTATCTTCTATAGAAAGGTGTGTATATAGCTGTTCAGTATCAAAAACAGCTGCCACATTTTTTGTATTAATGGAAATATCTCCTTCAAATCTTTCAAACCCCAACAAACAATTAAAAAAAGTGGTTTTTCCAGATCCATTTTTCCCCATAAAATAATAGTAACCATTTTTTATAATTGTTAGATTTACGTTTTCAAATACATGGTTTTTTTTGTAACTTTTACTAAAATTCTTGATTGTTATCAATAAAATTCATCTCCTAAAAACCCT belongs to Listeria ivanovii subsp. ivanovii and includes:
- a CDS encoding HTH domain-containing protein, whose product is MKFANLRDNIEELHTLYTFTDANFLKYFGLTFDELMEIQVDDERHGNLVEKSVFLTEPFRDNDADVRLKHLIEILHVEKEFSYQTIAIYSQLEEEDLIKYFEGTEELSNEQKFNCCSRLTLLDIFSSNCL
- a CDS encoding cyclic-di-AMP receptor; its protein translation is MKLIFAIVQDQDSNRLSDALTKGNFGATKLATTGGFLKAGNTTFIIGTEDERVEEALAIIKENCKAREQMMTPSASLGVTVDTYVPYPIEVQVGGATVFVMPVEGFHHF
- the tmk gene encoding dTMP kinase yields the protein MKAIFITLEGPDGSGKTTVGTLLAKKMGEAGIDFIKTREPGGSPISEKVRNIVLGIGNEEMDPKTEVLLIAGARRQHVVETIRPALKEGKTVLCDRFMDSSLAYQGAGRNMDMEQVLQVNLYAIEDTIPDRTYYLDVPAEVGLARIAANKGREVNRLDREDVTYHEKVQAGYEKIITMFPDRFVRVDATKTPEEITDVILADILSKLN
- a CDS encoding aminotransferase class I/II-fold pyridoxal phosphate-dependent enzyme gives rise to the protein MWNQSKMPLVERLDAHAKSCPISLHVPGHKGGAIYPDVWQKLLKWDVTEITGMDDLHHAEDVILEAETLLADCYRVKKSHFLVNGTSAGNLAVIMTTLRRGEKVLVPRDAHKSILHGIELAGGEPIFLTPQIHGETGVANGVTPELVAETLHKHSNVKLCIFTYPSYYGTIFNLQKCIQIAHQFGAVVFVDEAHGAHFLTSSEFPKSAVKLGADIVVQSAHKTLPALTMGSYLHIVNDLPIFEKLDYYLQVFQTSSPSYLIMASLDAARKYVATYSEADVEAFWKMRARWIKWLTKNKFDVILPDDPLKIIVRKPGYTGYELQEIFEASSYFPELADEVQLLLILPLIKKGVDFTPISRIYVPEKKAANGSPREKTDFSATELALTYEEMHIRTTDFIRLDDSLGFISAETISLYPPGIPAIIRGERLTKKHISELKKIQKHHYQGGEKLATNYIRVFR
- the dhaK1 gene encoding dihydroxyacetone kinase subunit DhaK1, whose translation is MKKILNGTDQVVEQMVEGLVKSHTDIVHRVEGTRVIARNDKRSGKVGLVSGGGSGHEPAHAGYVGRGMLSAAVCGDVFTSPTPDQIYEGIKAADQGAGVLLIVKNYTGDVMNFEMAADLADAEDIKVEQIVVDDDIAVEDSTFTTGRRGVAGTVLVHKIVGAAAEAGASLDELKALGEKVISAIKTLGVALSPCTVPEVGHPGFELGDDEIELGIGIHGEPGFTKEKIMPSASLAKQLYDRIATESKLISGDKVVVLVNGMGATPLMEQYVFANDVHELLKNAGVSVEKTLVGDYMTSLEMAGLSLTILKLEDEKWVDMLKLPVETIAW
- the dhaL1 gene encoding dihydroxyacetone kinase ADP-binding subunit DhaL1 yields the protein MTYDKDWALRWLNDFGERVQENKQLLSDLDQAIGDGDHGINMARGLSELKKAFADKEPSDLKDVFKTAGMTMVSKVGGASGPLYGTAFLNMSKAVDSDTIDSVGLTKVIEAGLEGIEKRGKSHADEKTMIDVWEPVVHALHQEDLTDDVVDAALQKTKDLKATKGRASYLGERSIGHLDPGAYSSALLFHAMLQTEVN
- the dhaM1 gene encoding dihydroxyacetone kinase phosphoryl donor subunit DhaM1, whose protein sequence is MAKPYGVVIISHSKDVAKGVHDIIKEIAPDVSITHAGGTDDGRIGTSFDTVNEAIEQNESDKVYTFYDLGSAKMNIETVEEISDKEIILFNAPILEGAYATAAQIQMDEKPEVIAANLKTIEIK
- a CDS encoding ABC transporter permease, with protein sequence MKVLFHQVKRELYCQYKSKYILLLFLTLLGLCVLSTYTQMNVLTSREHRLSETQKMYEKDGISLEQALKEDLTVKNDGNLEEISNILKYDYFRYIAAKNALAPLNAPNQFFTSSALLFLPIILGIYFAYVAIIDYKNGTLKTQLLYSDFRNYFFSKLISLFLITIFSIINVTILSIVIQKLFNIIFQIKTNSTVSFINLLPKQLLYELISLFIVGLAVFLITFLLKSHVFSIIMLLLYMLLIPNLGGIDFTNLMLLITSKLFNTSASSVEMIQGQDVNLVSSSFLLVLVLFLFGAATYYFVKMRECPKQSNFEQ
- a CDS encoding ATP-binding cassette domain-containing protein, whose protein sequence is MNDDQKRFFHSYVSIDRKKKVKTLSLGQRKIVAILIAVLRNSQLLVLDEISNGLDIDNASKIKTLLCECKKKMIILSCGHQLDFHSDILDNALIINKKTITFVGENHNLEDVYESIISSSKERTLLSI
- a CDS encoding ATP-binding cassette domain-containing protein, producing the protein MITIKNFSKSYKKNHVFENVNLTIIKNGYYYFMGKNGSGKTTFFNCLLGFERFEGDISINTKNVAAVFDTEQLYTHLSIEDNILIFLKKI